TTAAAAATGTTACTCAAGCTGAATTAGTCAAAGCAAATCTTGCTTTTTTAGGATTTGAAAGCAAAATTTATTTAGAAAAAAATGGAAGAAATTATGTTTCTTTGGGTCCATATAATAAAAATGTAGCAAAAGAAATATTTTCTCAATTACAAAATATTATTACTAATTGTAAATTACAAAATTTAAAAAATTGATTTTTTTTTTTATGTATATATATTAAAAAATAATAATCTTATTAATAAACATTAAAGTTATATTAAAAAAATTATAATTCTTTTTAAGTTTTTATAACGTTATTAGGGACTGTTTGATGACTACAATTATAAGTGTTAGACGTCATAATGAAGTTGTCATTGGAGGAGATGGACAAGCGACGATAGGTAATATTGTTATGAAAAACAATGTTAAGAAAGTACGTCGATTATATAATGATAAAGTTATAGCAGGTTTTGCTGGAGGTACAGCAGATGCATTTACTCTTTTTGAATTTTTTGAACAAAAACTTGAATTACATCAAGGTCATCTTACTAAAGCTGCTGTTGAACTTGCTAAAGATTGGCGCACTGATCGTATGTTAAAAAGACTTAATGCTTTATTAGCTGTTGCAGATAAAAATAGTTCATTAATTATTACAGGTAATGGTGATGTTATTCAACCAGAAAATGATTTAATTACTATTGGTTCTGGTGGGGCTTATGCACAAGCTGCCGCTCGTGCTATGTTAGAAAATACAATAATGAGTGCTCGTGAAATTGTAGAAAAAGCATTGTATATTGCTAGCGATATTTGTATTTATACTAATCATCATTTTAACTTTGAAGAATTATCTTCAAAAATTTAAGGATTTAGATATGTCTGAAATGACACCTCGTGAAATTGTGAGTGCACTTGATAATCATATCATTGGTCAAGATAAAGCAAAACGGTCAGTAGCTATTGCATTAAGAAATCGTTGGCGTAGAATGCAGTTGGATGATTCTTTGAAATATGAAGTGACACCAAAAAATATTTTAATGATTGGTCCAACTGGAGTAGGAAAAACTGAAATTGCGAGAAGACTTGCAAAATTAGCAAATGCTCCTTTTATAAAAGTTGAAGCTACAAAATTTACTGAAGTTGGATATGTTGGTAAAGAAGTTGATTCAATAATACGTGATTTAACTGATGCTGCGATTAAAATGGTTCGTTTACAATCTATAGAAAAGAATCGATATCATGCTGAAGAACGTGCAGAAGAACGTATTCTTGATGTATTAATACCATCAGTAAAACAAAATTGGGGAGAAGAAAAAAAGAATGTTGCATCTTCTTCAATTACAAGACAAACATTTAGAAAAAAATTAAGAGAACGCGAGTTGGATGAAAAAGAAATTGAAATTGAAGTAGCTACAACTCCAATGGGTGTAGAAATTATGGCACCTCCTGGAATGGAAGAAATGACTAATCAATTGCAATCTATGTTTCAAAATTTAGCTGGACAAAAACATAAATCAAGAAAAATTAAAATCAAAGAAGCATTCAAGATTTTAGTTGAAGAAGAAGCAGCAAAATTATTAAATCCTGAAGAGTTAAAACAGAAAGCAATAGATTCAGTAGAACAACAAGGTATCGTATTTATTGATGAAATTGATAAAATTTGTAAAAGAGGTCAAGTTTCTGGAACAGATGTATCTAGAGAAGGTGTACAACGTGACTTATTACCATTAGTAGAAGGTTGTACAGTATCTACAAAACATGGAGTGGTTAAAACAGATCATATATTATTTATTGCTTCTGGTGCGTTTCAAGTTAATAGTCCTTCTGATTTGATTCCTGAATTACAAGGAAGACTACCTATTAGAGTTGAACTTAAAGCATTAACAGCAAAAGATTTTGAACGTATTTTAACAGAACCTAATGCTTCATTAACAGTACAATATAAAGCATTAATGAAGACAGAAGGGTTGAATATTGAATTTACTTCTGATGGGATTCAGAAAATTGCTCAAGCAGCGTGGCAGGTAAATGAGAAAACAGAAAATATCGGAGCACGTCGATTACATACTGTATTAGAAAAATTAATGGAAGATATTTCATTTGATGCCAATGAATATAATGGAAAAATAATAAAAATTGATAAGAAATATGTTTCAAAACATCTTGATGAATTAATCTCCGAT
The window above is part of the Arsenophonus sp. genome. Proteins encoded here:
- the hslU gene encoding HslU--HslV peptidase ATPase subunit, which encodes MSEMTPREIVSALDNHIIGQDKAKRSVAIALRNRWRRMQLDDSLKYEVTPKNILMIGPTGVGKTEIARRLAKLANAPFIKVEATKFTEVGYVGKEVDSIIRDLTDAAIKMVRLQSIEKNRYHAEERAEERILDVLIPSVKQNWGEEKKNVASSSITRQTFRKKLRERELDEKEIEIEVATTPMGVEIMAPPGMEEMTNQLQSMFQNLAGQKHKSRKIKIKEAFKILVEEEAAKLLNPEELKQKAIDSVEQQGIVFIDEIDKICKRGQVSGTDVSREGVQRDLLPLVEGCTVSTKHGVVKTDHILFIASGAFQVNSPSDLIPELQGRLPIRVELKALTAKDFERILTEPNASLTVQYKALMKTEGLNIEFTSDGIQKIAQAAWQVNEKTENIGARRLHTVLEKLMEDISFDANEYNGKIIKIDKKYVSKHLDELISDEDLSRFIL
- the hslV gene encoding ATP-dependent protease subunit HslV; the protein is MTTIISVRRHNEVVIGGDGQATIGNIVMKNNVKKVRRLYNDKVIAGFAGGTADAFTLFEFFEQKLELHQGHLTKAAVELAKDWRTDRMLKRLNALLAVADKNSSLIITGNGDVIQPENDLITIGSGGAYAQAAARAMLENTIMSAREIVEKALYIASDICIYTNHHFNFEELSSKI